GACGACGGGTGGCGGCGGCTGATGGAGCCCACGCGTGCCGCGGCCCAACGGCTGTCCCAGGCGGGTCTGGTGGAGATCACTCAGGGCGGGGAGCTCGTCGACCCGGCGACGGTCCGAGGCCCGATCAGGATCCGCCGGACACGCTGACGCCGTCCGCGGAAGGCACCGGTCGCCACCGCCCCGACCCCGACCCGGTCGCCGTCACTGCGGCCGTCACTGCGGGGGATTGCCGTGCTTGCGCGAAGGCAGGTCGGCGTGTTTCGTGCGCAGCATCGCCAGAGCGCGGATCAGCGTCTCACGGGTGCCGGCGGGGTCGATCACGTCGTCCACCAGACCGCGTTCGGCCGCGTAGTACGGATGCATCAGCTCCGCCCGGTACTCCTTGACCATCCGCTCCCGCATCGCCTCGGGCTCGTCCGCCTCCGCGATCTGCCGCCGGAAGATGACGTTCGCGGCGCCCTCGGCGCCCATCACGGCGATCTCGTTCGTCGGCCAGGCATAGGTGACGTCCGCGCCGATGGACTGTGAGTC
The sequence above is a segment of the Streptomyces asoensis genome. Coding sequences within it:
- a CDS encoding DUF3253 domain-containing protein, which encodes MRSDEDEQLERAILDLLGRRRPDASVCPSEVARSVHHGSDDGWRRLMEPTRAAAQRLSQAGLVEITQGGELVDPATVRGPIRIRRTR